A stretch of the Capsicum annuum cultivar UCD-10X-F1 chromosome 8, UCD10Xv1.1, whole genome shotgun sequence genome encodes the following:
- the LOC107839554 gene encoding peroxisomal adenine nucleotide carrier 1 yields MSGDLESISEATSGAIGALVSTTILYPLDTCKAKYQAEVQAHGLRKYRNISDVLVEAVSSGKILSLYQGLGTKNLQSFIAQFVYFYGYSYFKRLYLEKSGSKSIGTTANLLIAAAAGACTAITTQPLDTASSRMQTSAFGKSKGLWKTLTEGSWSEAFDGLGISLLLTSNPAIQYTVFDQLKQRLLKGKQKTTGKDTSPIVLSAFSAFVLGALSKSIATVLTYPAIRCKVMIQAADDDEDKKAEPKSSKTISNVICSIWKKEGILGFFKGLHAQILKTVLSSALLLMIKEKISATTWVLILSLRRILLVRPRRLKSA; encoded by the exons atgTCAGGTGATCTGGAATCTATATCAGAGGCGACATCTGGAGCCATTGGAGCTTTAGTTAGCACTACTATTTTGTATCCTCTTGATACCTGCAAAGCTAAGTATCAAGCTGAGGTTCAAGCTCACGGTCTCCGTAAATACAG GAATATCTCTGATGTTCTGGTGGAGGCAGTATCAAGTGGTAAGATCCTGTCACTGTACCAAGGTCTGGGAACCAAGAACTTGCAATCTTTCATTGCGCAGTTTGTGTATTTCTACGGATATAGCTACTTTAAGAGACTCTATTTGGAGAAAAGTGGTTCCAAATCCATTGGAACTACAGCCAATTTGTTAATTGCAGCGGCAGCTGGTGCTTGTACAGCCATAACAACTCAG CCACTGGATACTGCTTCCTCGAGGATGCAGACAAGTGCCTTTGGGAAATCAAAAGGCCTTTGGAAGACACTTACAGAAGGTAGTTGGAGTGAAGCATTTGATGGCCTTGGGATTTCTTTACTGTTGACTTCCAACCCTGCCATTCAG TATACAGTTTTTGATCAACTCAAACAACGATTGCTGAAAGGTAAACAGAAGACAACAGGGAAAGACACATCGCCTATTGTACTTTCTGCATTCTCAGCTTTTGTGTTAGGTGCACTGTCAAAGAGCATAGCCACTGTTCTGACCTATCCAGCGATCAG GTGTAAGGTCATGATTCAAGCAGCAGACGATGATGAGGATAAGAAGGCTGAACCAAAATCAAGTAAGACAATCAGCAATGTCATATGCTCTATCTGGAAGAAAGAAGGAATCTTGGGTTTCTTCAAGGGATTACATGCTCAAATCCTCAAAACAGTGTTGAGCTCAGCATTGCTTCTAATGATCAAGGAAAAGATCTCTGCCACAACTTGGGTCCTCATACTATCACTTAGGAGAATTCTGCTGGTCAGGCCGAGAAGGctaaaaagtgcttaa